From the Candidatus Krumholzibacteriota bacterium genome, one window contains:
- a CDS encoding glycosyltransferase family 2 protein — MEKKHNISVVVPLFNEERSLEELYNRLTAVLEKIANYYEILFVDDGSTDGSLKILHLLREKDNHVKIISFLRNYGKSAALSAGFDAVKGDIVITIDADLQDNPDEIPGLIEVIDQGADLVSGWKINRKDPVTKTIPSKIFNFVTSLVSGIKLHDFNCGLKAYRKEVTKRVLIYGELHRFIPVLAAWEGFKISEEGVSHFERKFGKSKYGTRRFLNGFFDLMTVIFITRRSTSPLHFFGRIAFFFLVIGGLINLYFLIQWLTGNGLHVRPVMVGGMILIVMAVQIGSFGLLAELFSSRTTKSFSFREYLIDD; from the coding sequence ATGGAAAAGAAACATAACATCTCGGTGGTTGTTCCTCTCTTCAACGAGGAGAGGAGTCTCGAAGAGCTTTATAATCGTTTAACGGCCGTGTTGGAGAAAATAGCCAATTATTACGAAATATTATTTGTTGATGACGGGTCGACTGACGGTTCTTTGAAAATTCTCCATTTATTGCGGGAGAAAGACAATCACGTTAAGATAATAAGTTTCCTGCGTAATTACGGCAAATCAGCAGCCCTGTCAGCTGGATTTGATGCCGTAAAAGGTGATATTGTAATTACAATTGATGCTGATCTTCAGGATAATCCCGATGAAATTCCAGGACTTATCGAAGTGATAGATCAGGGAGCGGACCTTGTTTCCGGCTGGAAAATTAACCGTAAGGATCCTGTTACCAAGACCATACCCTCAAAGATTTTTAACTTTGTTACTTCGCTTGTGAGCGGCATTAAACTTCACGATTTCAACTGCGGGCTAAAGGCATATAGGAAAGAAGTTACCAAACGGGTATTAATCTATGGTGAACTCCACCGTTTTATTCCAGTTCTGGCAGCCTGGGAAGGATTTAAAATATCTGAAGAAGGGGTAAGCCATTTCGAAAGGAAATTCGGTAAAAGTAAATACGGCACGAGAAGATTTCTTAATGGTTTTTTTGATCTAATGACTGTTATTTTTATTACTCGACGATCTACTTCACCTCTGCATTTCTTCGGGCGCATAGCTTTCTTCTTCCTGGTAATCGGAGGGTTAATTAATCTGTATTTTCTGATTCAGTGGCTCACAGGCAACGGGTTGCATGTGAGACCTGTTATGGTCGGCGGGATGATCTTGATTGTAATGGCTGTTCAAATCGGCTCTTTTGGATTACTTGCTGAACTCTTTTCATCCCGGACCACGAAATCTTTTTCATTCAGAGAGTATTTAATCGATGATTAA
- a CDS encoding T9SS type A sorting domain-containing protein yields MKYFILLIAAAVIFPGSVVRADINWDVYISQSKVNAIEVVGDSLWCATDGGIMLFDKGDSVYTSYLNGLELRSSNVEAVTVDANNDIWAGFRGHGVARIRNTGQEANWYTEEYGLISDSVTCIANVDNEIYYGTVKGIGKFVEKIPSGEMVLTDSLSGSTINDIFAVNDTILWVAGSDGVSRFNRESFDYDFFPLSNAVSLCSFNGNIYCATDSTIQFLDDGKWSVLGFPSGPDKYPFVAVASGGGELFCITADRLYNWDLSSSVWRSVDFVGMKGLFYSEYKLSGRFNLRALGIDNAGMPWIGGDSAERPGRGVHICSYDGGAWITRNPGGLNSNIIRRVDMDPEGGVWVSTTFFGVCYNSGNDNWISYIDSLSYLNYNIALICDSNGRLWSSALENPLDMVELGERLVAEDDRWNRFTRDEDGISSRHINIAEDPAGNIWFLSDDDYPSKGWGIDIVNASATEWISITPSNSDIAGGNVRDCVFDGSSAYLAINDYGVQVWNTGGFEWSSLKDRSDDYWYTAVDQTDLSSTELNALEIIEDNLWVASGGELLKQGSSGNLIIYTSDLTDEKRKILNNEVNDLDRDDFGNLWVATSAGLNIIDKNGEVKGIYTTYDYWKSNFQITYPNSVISPLPDAYCKSLAFDGVNDKMWVGTGKGIAGIDMGILSPEQSPLSELFLYPNPVYCHNGDDELKISGISGIVDVEIYNIEGELVHEKENISDGEVIWDILTINGFKVVSGIYIVRVIGNNSSEIRKVAVVR; encoded by the coding sequence ATGAAATATTTTATTCTATTGATTGCCGCGGCAGTTATATTTCCCGGTTCAGTGGTCCGCGCTGATATAAACTGGGATGTTTATATATCTCAAAGCAAGGTAAACGCGATAGAGGTGGTGGGGGATAGTCTATGGTGTGCTACGGACGGCGGAATTATGCTGTTTGACAAGGGTGATTCGGTCTATACCTCTTATTTAAACGGTCTTGAATTACGATCGAGTAATGTGGAAGCGGTTACTGTTGACGCGAATAATGATATCTGGGCGGGATTCAGAGGACACGGTGTAGCCCGTATAAGAAATACAGGGCAGGAGGCGAATTGGTATACGGAAGAATACGGTTTAATAAGTGACAGTGTAACCTGTATAGCCAATGTAGATAATGAAATATACTATGGGACAGTGAAAGGTATAGGTAAATTTGTGGAAAAGATTCCTTCAGGGGAAATGGTGCTTACAGATAGTTTGAGCGGTTCAACTATAAATGATATTTTTGCTGTCAACGATACTATTTTATGGGTAGCTGGTTCGGACGGCGTGTCGAGATTCAACAGAGAAAGTTTTGATTATGATTTCTTTCCTCTCAGCAATGCTGTTTCTCTATGCTCTTTTAACGGTAATATTTATTGTGCCACAGACAGCACCATACAGTTTTTAGATGACGGAAAGTGGTCAGTGTTGGGATTTCCCTCCGGCCCCGACAAATATCCGTTTGTTGCTGTAGCCTCCGGAGGCGGGGAGCTCTTTTGTATAACAGCGGACAGACTTTATAATTGGGACCTTTCATCATCTGTATGGCGGAGCGTTGATTTCGTAGGAATGAAGGGTTTATTCTATTCTGAATATAAATTATCTGGGAGGTTCAATCTGAGAGCCCTTGGTATTGACAATGCGGGTATGCCCTGGATTGGCGGTGATAGCGCGGAGAGACCCGGAAGAGGAGTACACATCTGCTCTTATGACGGAGGCGCATGGATAACGAGGAATCCGGGAGGACTTAATTCTAATATAATCAGAAGAGTCGATATGGACCCCGAGGGAGGGGTATGGGTTAGTACGACTTTTTTTGGAGTTTGTTATAATTCAGGGAATGACAACTGGATTTCATATATAGATTCCCTGTCCTATCTCAATTATAACATTGCTCTTATCTGTGATTCAAACGGAAGGCTGTGGAGTAGCGCGCTTGAAAATCCACTTGATATGGTTGAACTTGGAGAACGGCTTGTTGCTGAAGATGACAGGTGGAATAGATTTACCAGAGATGAAGACGGAATATCTTCGAGGCATATAAATATCGCGGAAGACCCCGCCGGTAATATCTGGTTTCTTTCTGATGACGATTATCCTTCGAAAGGATGGGGGATAGATATTGTAAACGCGTCCGCGACCGAGTGGATAAGTATAACACCGAGTAACAGTGATATTGCAGGAGGCAATGTAAGGGACTGCGTTTTTGATGGTTCCAGCGCTTATCTGGCTATCAATGATTACGGCGTTCAAGTGTGGAACACAGGGGGATTTGAATGGTCATCACTTAAGGATCGAAGTGATGATTATTGGTATACTGCTGTTGATCAAACAGATCTTTCAAGTACTGAACTGAACGCTCTTGAGATTATTGAAGATAATTTATGGGTGGCGAGCGGGGGAGAATTATTGAAACAGGGTAGTAGTGGAAATTTGATAATATACACAAGCGATTTGACCGATGAGAAGAGGAAGATATTAAATAATGAGGTAAATGATTTAGATAGGGATGATTTCGGGAATTTATGGGTTGCAACAAGCGCCGGATTGAATATTATTGACAAGAATGGTGAAGTTAAGGGAATTTATACGACTTATGATTACTGGAAATCTAATTTTCAGATCACATATCCCAATTCAGTGATTTCACCCCTTCCCGATGCTTATTGCAAATCCCTTGCTTTCGATGGAGTGAACGACAAAATGTGGGTTGGAACGGGGAAAGGTATCGCCGGTATTGATATGGGAATTCTTTCACCGGAACAAAGCCCCCTTTCGGAATTATTTCTTTATCCAAATCCGGTATATTGTCACAACGGTGATGATGAACTGAAGATTTCTGGTATATCGGGCATTGTGGATGTGGAAATTTACAATATCGAAGGAGAGCTTGTACACGAAAAGGAGAATATTTCTGACGGAGAAGTGATATGGGATATTCTTACAATTAATGGATTTAAGGTCGTCTCCGGCATATATATTGTTAGGGTTATCGGAAATAACAGTTCAGAGATAAGAAAGGTTGCGGTTGTCAGGTGA
- a CDS encoding glycosyltransferase, with amino-acid sequence MINTGESDCQRICLVGPAYPYRGGISHYNTRLAEELRKKYRVYLVNYKRLYPEFLFPGKTQFDESKNPLLVDSDRVIDSVNPFSWIKTAVRIIRFKPDIVIVQWWQPYLAFALSKICSILRLLCGGKIIYICHNVLPHERSVLDGILTRMAFLPAEGFIVQSKEDRDNLVRIKKNADFILRPLPIFDFFRKGDITRRQARENIQADYDNIILFFGYVRPYKGLKYLLEAMTTILKNVQVHLYVVGEFYQDSSFYKNFVKENGLLGNVTFIDRYVDNEEVENFFVASDLVVLPYISATQSAIVQIALSFDRPVVVTDVGGLPEVVSENRTGFIVPPGDEKALASAVTKFFLEEWNLKMSPCFEEEKKRFSWEGMVSALEELFRK; translated from the coding sequence ATGATTAATACCGGTGAGAGCGATTGTCAGAGAATTTGTCTTGTTGGACCGGCTTATCCCTACAGGGGAGGTATATCCCATTATAATACAAGACTTGCCGAAGAATTGAGAAAAAAGTACAGAGTTTATCTCGTAAATTATAAACGTCTTTATCCGGAATTTTTATTTCCCGGCAAGACTCAATTTGACGAAAGTAAAAATCCTCTTCTGGTTGATTCTGACAGGGTCATAGATTCTGTTAATCCCTTTTCCTGGATAAAAACAGCAGTCCGCATTATCCGTTTTAAGCCGGATATTGTAATTGTTCAATGGTGGCAACCCTATCTTGCTTTCGCGTTGTCGAAGATATGTTCTATTCTGCGTCTTCTATGCGGCGGAAAAATTATCTATATCTGCCACAATGTTCTTCCTCACGAACGATCGGTACTTGACGGTATTCTCACCAGAATGGCGTTTCTTCCCGCGGAAGGGTTTATTGTTCAGTCAAAGGAAGACAGAGACAATTTGGTTAGAATAAAAAAAAATGCCGATTTTATCCTGAGGCCTCTTCCAATCTTCGATTTTTTCAGAAAAGGAGATATTACAAGGCGGCAGGCGAGAGAAAATATTCAGGCGGATTATGATAATATTATTTTATTTTTCGGTTATGTAAGGCCATATAAGGGGCTGAAGTATCTCCTTGAAGCAATGACCACGATTCTGAAAAATGTACAGGTTCATTTATATGTCGTGGGTGAATTCTATCAGGACAGCTCTTTTTATAAAAACTTTGTCAAAGAGAATGGGCTTTTGGGCAATGTTACTTTTATTGACCGTTATGTTGATAATGAAGAAGTGGAAAATTTCTTTGTTGCCTCCGACCTGGTTGTGCTTCCCTATATTTCAGCTACTCAAAGCGCTATTGTTCAGATAGCCTTGTCTTTTGACAGGCCTGTTGTTGTTACGGATGTGGGAGGGCTTCCTGAAGTAGTCTCGGAAAACAGAACCGGTTTTATCGTTCCTCCGGGGGATGAGAAAGCTCTGGCCTCGGCAGTGACGAAATTCTTCCTCGAAGAATGGAATCTTAAGATGTCACCCTGTTTTGAAGAAGAAAAGAAACGTTTCAGCTGGGAAGGTATGGTTTCCGCTCTCGAAGAACTTTTCAGAAAGTAA
- a CDS encoding glycosyltransferase — protein sequence MDLSIVIVTYNSKNVIGKCISSLKEYSPSCNYEIIVIDNASKDGTPEFVSSEFNNVRVEANSRNKGYSGGVNQGVSLSKGRMVLILNPDIVVREKSIDRLFDFMEKTPDAAMVGSKLLNSDGSLQYSCRSFYTIKALFLRRTFLGKLFPRAKSLRRHLMLDYDHQKTRRVDWILGACMMVRAEVIEKIGMMDERFFLYFEDVDWCYRIKQFGWNVYYLPRSVMTHLYMRSSSRSMFRKPFLIHLLSLLKYYDKWNVVFYFFKRHRAMLKSLTFVIVDILAINASFFLAYWLRAIADSFFAHGLYPLSWYYYFIYFYNIIFFFSFLFGKLYSIRRETSSIEEFSRIIKAVLVSLTVIMTSTYLLRIRIYSRVIILGQGVFGIIIVFTFRKLIRTVHRLFVEAGFDRKRVGLVAKREETETFLESVSSSPELGLDIAGHINYEENSLGTPDEIVEIIDRFKIHEIFIFPSFENTDIMFTLVSSNKFSTIQIRIVSPIARFLSDRVRVDNIGGDYLFSVEKGSAFQLRKWIIRVFDISLSSLLLPISTVLSLLLKLYGKCRVNISFYSERRFAGGKRRILWPRIVFESGREASDIFKPGLYFSVLKGKLSFVGAPALLAEDSITHFCSEGAYYKPGITGRWRISPTGNFPALIEEEIVALQKQSLTNYILLIFKSFLVSLSGTYPEWFYIEDGE from the coding sequence ATGGATCTTTCAATAGTTATTGTTACTTACAACAGCAAGAATGTAATTGGAAAATGCATTTCCAGTTTGAAAGAATATTCTCCTTCCTGTAATTATGAAATAATAGTAATAGATAATGCCAGTAAAGACGGTACGCCTGAATTTGTAAGCAGCGAATTCAATAATGTCAGGGTAGAAGCAAACAGTAGAAACAAAGGATATTCAGGGGGAGTAAATCAGGGGGTTTCCCTTTCAAAAGGACGTATGGTTTTGATCCTTAATCCCGATATAGTAGTAAGAGAGAAATCTATAGACAGATTATTTGATTTTATGGAAAAGACACCGGACGCGGCGATGGTAGGGTCAAAGCTGCTTAACTCTGATGGATCTCTGCAATATTCCTGCCGGTCTTTTTATACGATAAAGGCTCTTTTTCTCCGGCGGACATTCTTAGGCAAGCTGTTTCCAAGAGCTAAGTCATTGCGCAGGCATCTCATGCTGGATTATGATCATCAAAAAACCAGAAGAGTGGACTGGATTCTTGGAGCCTGCATGATGGTCCGCGCAGAAGTAATTGAAAAAATCGGGATGATGGATGAAAGGTTTTTCCTTTATTTTGAAGATGTTGACTGGTGTTACCGGATAAAACAGTTTGGATGGAATGTTTATTATCTGCCGCGGTCCGTTATGACTCATTTATATATGAGATCGAGTTCACGTTCCATGTTCCGTAAACCGTTCTTGATTCATCTTCTCAGTTTGTTGAAATATTATGATAAATGGAATGTGGTATTCTATTTTTTCAAGAGACACAGGGCGATGCTAAAATCACTGACATTTGTTATTGTCGATATTTTGGCAATTAACGCGAGTTTCTTCCTGGCATATTGGCTTCGCGCGATCGCGGACTCCTTTTTCGCGCATGGTTTGTATCCACTGTCCTGGTATTACTATTTTATTTATTTCTATAACATTATATTTTTCTTCTCATTCCTTTTCGGAAAGCTGTATAGTATCAGGCGTGAGACAAGTTCTATAGAGGAATTCAGCAGAATCATAAAAGCAGTCCTTGTTTCATTGACTGTGATAATGACTTCCACCTATCTGCTTCGTATTAGAATATATTCAAGGGTGATCATACTGGGCCAAGGTGTTTTTGGAATTATTATTGTTTTTACCTTTAGAAAATTAATTCGAACAGTACACCGGTTATTTGTTGAAGCCGGATTTGACCGCAAAAGGGTGGGGCTGGTTGCCAAAAGGGAAGAAACGGAAACTTTTCTAGAATCTGTTTCTTCTTCCCCTGAGCTGGGATTAGATATCGCCGGACATATTAATTACGAAGAGAATTCTTTGGGTACACCCGATGAAATTGTGGAAATTATTGATAGATTTAAAATTCATGAAATATTTATTTTCCCGTCATTCGAGAACACTGATATAATGTTCACCTTAGTATCAAGCAATAAATTCAGTACTATTCAGATAAGGATCGTTTCGCCTATTGCTCGTTTCCTGAGCGACAGAGTAAGGGTCGACAATATAGGAGGGGATTATCTGTTCTCTGTTGAGAAGGGCTCTGCTTTTCAATTGAGAAAGTGGATAATACGTGTTTTTGACATTTCCCTGTCTTCTTTGCTATTACCCATTTCAACAGTACTTTCTTTGCTTTTGAAGTTGTACGGAAAGTGTAGAGTTAATATCTCCTTTTATAGCGAGAGGAGATTTGCGGGAGGTAAAAGAAGAATATTGTGGCCCAGGATAGTATTCGAGTCAGGCAGGGAGGCAAGTGATATTTTCAAGCCCGGGTTATATTTCTCCGTATTGAAAGGAAAGTTAAGTTTTGTGGGAGCTCCTGCTCTTCTCGCCGAGGATAGTATAACACACTTTTGCTCAGAGGGCGCCTATTACAAACCGGGGATTACAGGACGATGGAGAATTTCGCCTACCGGCAACTTTCCCGCTTTAATCGAAGAAGAGATAGTTGCACTGCAAAAACAGTCTTTAACAAATTATATATTATTAATATTTAAATCGTTTTTAGTATCCTTGTCAGGGACTTACCCCGAATGGTTTTATATTGAGGATGGGGAATAA
- a CDS encoding glycosyltransferase family 2 protein encodes MSQKLIHVIVLNWNGKDVIEECLESLSAVDYSPIEITVVDNASTDSSLKIVRERFPQVNIIRNKENLLFAGGNNVGLRKCIKEGGELFLLLNNDTVAAPDFISEMIRVFERPDAGIAGAKIYYFDNPERIWYGGGGFYPLIALPRHLNIRKLDRGIDKAVEETGYVTGCAMMIRREVLEQIGLLDPGYEMYCEDVDFCLRALKAGWKSYYSPEAHVWHKVSSSSGGGFTPYKLEKRIVSTYRLFRLHKSRVWRILVFPLYGFLFVLLAFAFSLSWNWALFRSLFKGVRGVFDTMRNM; translated from the coding sequence TTGTCTCAAAAATTAATTCACGTGATTGTACTTAACTGGAATGGGAAAGATGTAATAGAGGAATGCCTCGAGTCTCTTTCCGCGGTTGATTATTCTCCTATAGAAATAACAGTGGTAGATAATGCTTCTACGGATTCATCTTTGAAGATAGTGAGGGAAAGATTTCCTCAGGTTAATATTATTCGCAATAAAGAAAACCTATTGTTTGCCGGGGGTAATAATGTGGGCCTTCGGAAATGTATAAAGGAGGGGGGAGAGTTATTCCTACTGTTGAATAATGACACTGTTGCAGCGCCTGATTTTATCTCTGAGATGATAAGGGTTTTCGAGCGTCCCGATGCGGGTATAGCGGGAGCAAAAATATACTATTTTGATAATCCTGAGAGGATATGGTACGGAGGGGGCGGATTTTATCCTTTGATCGCCCTGCCCCGTCATCTGAATATAAGGAAACTCGACAGGGGAATCGATAAAGCAGTAGAAGAGACGGGTTATGTTACTGGCTGCGCGATGATGATAAGAAGGGAAGTATTGGAGCAGATTGGTCTCCTTGATCCCGGCTATGAGATGTATTGTGAAGATGTTGATTTCTGTCTCCGCGCGCTGAAAGCGGGATGGAAATCTTATTATTCTCCCGAGGCTCATGTATGGCATAAAGTAAGTTCAAGCAGTGGCGGAGGTTTTACTCCATATAAACTGGAAAAGAGGATTGTCAGTACATACAGACTTTTCAGACTGCATAAGTCACGGGTGTGGAGAATTCTGGTTTTCCCCCTTTACGGATTTTTATTTGTTTTGCTGGCATTCGCTTTTTCCCTCTCTTGGAACTGGGCTCTTTTCAGAAGCCTTTTCAAGGGCGTTCGGGGTGTATTTGATACTATGAGAAATATGTAG
- a CDS encoding YfhO family protein, protein MVDIDQGQKGDLSGFDPVIKLDRISTWKRTLIVGAVLLIVIAVLMPGIFFQNKIFFVPDSKTPVSFASVGKEALDSGIYPLWNPYLFSGMPSFSSMAYNPYVYPLSWITHFLHKSLAFPRMTWLILHYFLAGVGIYLLLRSFGVLSSVSLISGVLFIMLPNYLAMGANGHGSKACAVAFMPFAVLFARRLLSGDRKIMMAGLLSLTLGVQMLRGHVQISYYTYLVVGLLFIFETVYLFRKGKKKDLAVNTILIFLSFIIAAGIASILIMPLKHYAQFSIRGGGAGGGLEYGYATSWSLHPKEMLTFVFPWAFGFGKMTYWGYMPFTDYPNYLGIVTALFSGAALFLIKTRWKWFLAITALLSTLLSFGKFFPLFGFMFKYFPYFNKFRVPVMVLIVQQLMVVVLMGLGIQKFVNLYSEGVLFSSKSRKVFKYSIIACAVVLFLVFVASSGIQERILNSRVADKVRYADKAAEGFTKDLITRIFLLTAVAAILLVASVKKIRKGYLILVLAAVLFLDLFLLSNSIIHPERTWGHEGMRIVKSGEEREKYKEPDEAIKFLKKDESFYRIFPAPAAGLGRWSHSVFPFSENKYMISGLFSTGGYHAAKLQIYQNVMDKMFELFNSRTVPLQILNMLNVKYIFSYNPLFNENATFPLVWKQGSKCIYENTRVLPRIFFVDRMKVLEPEKMLDFIASSKFNPAKQVLLEKPVSLEIGSAQGSHAEIKSYGLNSIKIDAHVENSCIMVLSEIYYPDWRVEVDGEEKEILRADYCLRALPLKEGDHKINFNYQPRVIEASLTLSIISFILSVFLSIAGFLIFRRKVG, encoded by the coding sequence TTGGTTGATATAGATCAGGGACAAAAAGGAGATCTTTCCGGTTTTGATCCTGTTATTAAACTGGATAGGATTTCCACGTGGAAGAGGACATTGATTGTCGGCGCGGTTCTGCTTATTGTTATAGCTGTTTTAATGCCGGGCATCTTTTTTCAGAATAAGATTTTCTTTGTTCCTGACAGCAAGACTCCTGTCAGTTTTGCTTCAGTTGGAAAAGAAGCTCTCGATTCGGGGATATATCCGCTCTGGAATCCTTATCTTTTTTCCGGGATGCCGAGTTTTTCGAGCATGGCCTATAATCCATATGTCTATCCACTAAGCTGGATAACACATTTCTTACATAAATCTCTGGCTTTTCCCAGGATGACCTGGCTTATACTTCATTATTTCCTGGCGGGTGTAGGGATTTATCTATTGTTACGCTCTTTCGGTGTTTTATCTTCAGTGTCGCTGATTTCCGGGGTGCTCTTTATTATGCTTCCGAATTATCTCGCTATGGGAGCTAATGGACACGGTTCCAAGGCCTGCGCTGTGGCGTTTATGCCTTTCGCTGTTCTTTTTGCCAGGCGATTGCTGTCGGGTGATAGAAAGATTATGATGGCAGGTCTTCTCTCTCTTACGCTGGGTGTTCAAATGCTTCGCGGCCATGTTCAGATTTCTTACTATACTTATCTTGTCGTAGGGCTTCTTTTTATCTTCGAGACTGTATATTTGTTCCGGAAGGGTAAGAAGAAGGATTTAGCCGTCAACACTATCCTGATATTCCTTTCCTTTATCATTGCTGCCGGCATAGCTTCTATTCTCATTATGCCCCTGAAACATTACGCTCAGTTTTCTATCAGAGGCGGAGGCGCCGGCGGAGGGCTGGAATACGGATATGCCACGAGCTGGAGTTTGCATCCCAAGGAAATGTTGACCTTTGTGTTTCCATGGGCTTTCGGGTTCGGAAAAATGACCTACTGGGGATACATGCCGTTTACAGATTATCCCAATTATCTGGGAATTGTAACTGCTCTTTTTTCCGGCGCGGCGTTATTTCTTATAAAAACCAGATGGAAGTGGTTTCTCGCCATTACAGCTTTGTTGTCAACTTTATTGAGTTTCGGAAAATTCTTCCCTCTTTTTGGATTTATGTTTAAATACTTTCCGTATTTCAACAAGTTCAGGGTTCCGGTAATGGTGCTTATCGTTCAACAGCTTATGGTTGTCGTTCTCATGGGGCTTGGCATTCAAAAGTTTGTAAACTTGTATAGTGAAGGTGTTTTGTTCAGTTCAAAAAGCAGAAAAGTTTTCAAATATTCTATTATCGCCTGTGCTGTAGTTCTTTTTCTTGTTTTTGTCGCCAGCAGCGGAATACAGGAGAGAATATTAAACAGCCGGGTAGCGGATAAAGTCCGTTATGCCGACAAAGCTGCTGAAGGATTCACAAAAGACCTGATTACAAGAATTTTTCTCCTTACAGCAGTGGCCGCTATTCTACTGGTTGCTTCTGTAAAGAAAATTAGAAAAGGATATTTAATATTAGTCCTCGCCGCTGTCTTGTTCTTAGATCTTTTTCTTCTGAGTAATTCTATAATTCATCCTGAAAGAACATGGGGGCATGAAGGTATGAGGATTGTGAAATCAGGTGAAGAAAGAGAAAAATATAAAGAACCTGACGAAGCGATAAAATTTTTAAAGAAAGACGAGTCATTCTACAGGATATTTCCGGCTCCAGCTGCCGGGTTAGGCAGATGGTCTCACAGCGTTTTTCCTTTCAGCGAGAATAAGTATATGATATCGGGATTATTTTCTACCGGTGGATATCATGCGGCAAAACTGCAAATATATCAGAATGTAATGGATAAAATGTTTGAATTATTCAACAGCAGGACGGTCCCTCTGCAGATTCTTAATATGCTTAATGTAAAGTACATATTTTCTTATAATCCCCTGTTTAATGAAAACGCTACTTTCCCGCTTGTGTGGAAGCAAGGCTCAAAATGTATTTACGAGAACACAAGAGTCCTTCCTCGAATATTTTTTGTTGACAGAATGAAAGTTTTAGAGCCGGAAAAGATGCTTGATTTTATTGCGTCAAGTAAATTTAATCCGGCTAAGCAGGTGCTTCTGGAAAAACCTGTTTCCCTCGAGATAGGATCGGCACAGGGAAGCCATGCTGAGATAAAGAGTTACGGATTGAATTCAATAAAAATAGATGCCCACGTTGAAAATTCATGTATAATGGTTTTAAGCGAGATATATTACCCTGACTGGAGAGTTGAAGTTGACGGTGAAGAAAAAGAGATTCTAAGGGCTGATTACTGTCTGCGGGCATTACCGCTAAAAGAGGGCGATCATAAGATCAATTTTAATTATCAACCTAGAGTGATAGAAGCTTCGTTAACATTATCGATTATAAGCTTTATATTGTCAGTGTTTTTGTCTATAGCCGGGTTTTTAATATTCAGGAGAAAGGTCGGTTGA
- a CDS encoding polyprenol monophosphomannose synthase — translation MDALVVIPTYNEEENVREIISIVLGVSDNLGVLIVDDNSPDGTGEIAERIAEEDERVNVIHRQGKMGLGSAYIAGFKWALTNTPAKYIFEMDADFSHNPEDILRFLDAIRNNDLVVGSRYLKGITVVNWPLRRLILSYGANLYTRIITGLPLTDSTGGFKCFRREVLEKMPLEKIHSDGYSFQIEMNYLCWKKGFRIKEIPVVFTDRRVGVSKMSKKIVWEAVFLVWRLRFMSISHMKKFK, via the coding sequence TTGGATGCTCTTGTTGTAATCCCCACGTATAATGAAGAGGAGAATGTTCGGGAGATAATAAGCATAGTTCTGGGAGTTTCGGACAATCTGGGAGTATTAATTGTTGATGATAACTCTCCGGATGGAACTGGCGAGATTGCCGAGAGAATAGCAGAGGAAGATGAAAGAGTTAACGTTATTCACAGGCAGGGTAAAATGGGTTTGGGGTCAGCTTATATAGCCGGGTTCAAATGGGCTTTGACGAACACTCCAGCAAAATATATTTTCGAGATGGATGCCGATTTTTCCCATAACCCGGAGGATATCCTCAGGTTTCTCGATGCAATCCGAAATAACGATCTGGTGGTTGGATCCAGATATCTTAAGGGGATAACAGTTGTCAACTGGCCCCTGCGCCGGTTGATTCTGAGTTACGGAGCGAATCTATATACAAGAATTATTACGGGGCTTCCGCTCACAGATTCTACCGGGGGCTTTAAATGTTTCAGGCGCGAAGTCCTGGAAAAAATGCCACTCGAAAAAATTCACAGCGATGGATATTCATTTCAGATCGAGATGAATTACCTATGCTGGAAAAAGGGTTTCCGAATCAAAGAGATTCCTGTAGTTTTTACCGATAGAAGAGTCGGCGTCTCTAAAATGTCGAAAAAGATTGTTTGGGAAGCTGTTTTTCTGGTATGGCGTTTAAGATTTATGAGTATAAGCCATATGAAAAAGTTTAAATAA